One Trichoplusia ni isolate ovarian cell line Hi5 chromosome 6, tn1, whole genome shotgun sequence DNA segment encodes these proteins:
- the LOC113495022 gene encoding cytochrome P450 4C1-like — protein MFNYCLKNGGIMKLLIGPHQAFIMTEPDECLIVANACMNKPYLYEFGKDCYGRGLVTAKESTWKPHRKLLNPAFNLQVLNKFIAEFNVQARELVSLLEPKVGKESFDVQPYLVSNSLKNVCRTTLGFREQDQIMVDKDYAQATENLFHLFGERIPKFWLHVPFLYNLSSLKRKENKLTGVTKRVINGIIKKRRSEMKLNSNYEMNSDSKSDKFKPLLDQMLELAENQDAFSDEEIREHLDTIVAAAFDTTATSMTYTLLVIGSDSVMQERIYKELKSELGDRDVTKHDLPKLVYLDAVLKESLRLYAPVPLAARNVDSDIQIRNYTLPAGSTCVFSLYGINRHSMWGADVEEFRPERWLNPETLPKNPNAFATFGIGKRVCLGRSYSMMAMKTTLAHILRRYRVFGDINKVLSRSDILMKPVTGHHIRLELRM, from the exons ATGTTCAATTACTGCTTGAAGAATGGTGGAATAATGAAACTTCTAATTGGTCCACATCAAGCATTCA tCATGACCGAACCCGATGAGTGCCTGATCGTTGCCAACGCCTGCATGAACAAACCTTACTTGTATGAGTTCGGAAAGGACTGTTATGGTAGAGGCCTGGTGACAGCTAAGG AATCAACATGGAAACCTCATCGCAAACTCCTAAACCCAGCATTTAATCTGCAAGTGCTGAATAAATTTATTGCTGAATTTAATGTGCAAGCCAGAGAGTTGGTCTCCTTGTTGGAACCTAAAGTAggaaaggagtcatttgatgtgCAACCATACCTAGTTAGTAATTCACTGAAAAATGTTTGTC GAACAACTCTGGGCTTTAGAGAGCAAGATCAAATAATGGTTGACAAAGACTACGCTCAGGCCACAGAAAATCTATTTCATTTGTTTGGAGAGAGAATCCCGAAATTCTGGCTGCATGTGccttttttatacaatttgagTTCAttaaagagaaaagaaaataaattaactggAGTCACCAAAAGAGTAATTAATggg ATTATAAAGAAGCGAAGGTCTGAGATGAAGTTAAACAGCAACTATGAAATGAACAGTGACTCAAAATCAG ACAAATTCAAGCCACTCTTGGATCAAATGCTCGAGCTGGCTGAGAATCAAGACGCTTTCTCAGATGAAGAGATAAGGGAACATCTAGACACAATTGTAGCAGCAGCTTTCGATACAACGGCAACTTCTATGACATATACATTGCTAGTAATTGGATCAGATTCTGTGATGCAAGAACGAATTTATAAAGA gtTAAAATCAGAATTAGGGGACAGAGATGTAACCAAGCATGATTTACCAAAGCTAGTTTACCTGGATGCTGTTTTGAAGGAAAGTTTAAGGCTATATGCTCCGGTTCCGCTAGCAGCCAGGAATGTAGATTCAGATATACAGATAA GAAACTACACACTACCAGCTGGTTCAACCTGCGTGTTTTCTTTGTACGGAATCAACCGGCATTCTATGTGGGGCGCAGATGTGGAAGAGTTTAGACCTGAACGATGGTTGAACCCTGAAACTTTGCCTAAAAACCCCAACGCTTTCGCTACCTTTGGCATTGGGAAGCGAGTTTGTTTAG GTCGCTCATACAGCATGATGGCAATGAAAACAACTTTAGCACATATACTGCGTCGGTATCGTGTCTTCGGGGATATCAACAAAGTGTTATCACGATCTGATATACTCATGAAACCAGTTACTGGACATCATATAAGGCTTGAATTGAGAATGTAA